Within Massilia endophytica, the genomic segment GCAATGAGGCGAGCGGCGTGCTGCTGGCGGAACTGTGGCGCAAGACCTATAACTCCCTCTCCATCCGCATGGAGAACGACCGCCTGATCTTCACCGACATCCTGCAGGCGGAAAAGGAATGCAAGCTCCAGTCGCGCAACTACCAATGGGTGGCCGACTTCCCGGACGGCGACAACTTCATGCAGCTGTTCTACGGTCCGAACATCAACCAGAACAACAACGGCTGCTTCGAGAACGCGGAATACGACAGGCTGTATGAACAGACGCGCGGCATGCCCGCCGGCCCCGAACGCGATGCGCTGTACCGCAAGATGGCGCGCATCATCGAAGTCCAGGGCGGGGGCATGATGGGCTACGCGCGCTACCGCAATATGCTGGCGCAGCCCTCCGTGCTGGGCTACCGCAAGCATCCCATCCTGCACCAGGAATGGGCTTATATCGACATCGACCGCAGCAAGGAAAAATAAACAATGCTCGCTTACATACTGCGCCGCCTGTGGCAGATGCTGCCCACCATGCTGGGCGTCGTGCTGCTCGTCTTCCTGCTCTTTAACTGGGTGGGCGGCGACCCGGCCTATATCCTGGCGGGGAAGATGTCGAATGCCGAGAGCATCGCCAACATCCGCCGCCAGCTCGGCATCGACCAGCCTTACTACGTGCAGCTGGGGATATTCCTCAAGCAGATCGTCACCTTCGATTTCGGCCAGAGCTGGGCTACGGGCGAAACGGTCGCCAACATCATCACCACGCGCCTCGGGCCATCGCTCACCGTGCTCGTGCCGCTCACGGTGCTGGAGACCTTCTTCGGCATCGCGCTGGCGCTGGCCATCGCCTTCGTGCGCGGCTCGCTGACGGACCGCGCCGTGATGATCGCCTGCACCGTGGGCATGTCGATCTCCATCCTCGTCTACATCATCGTCTTCCAGTACGGCCTGGCCTACAAGCTGGGCCTCTTCCCCGTGCAGGGCTGGGGCAGCAGCTTCTGGGAAAACCTGCTGCGCTATGCCACCTTGCCTATCCTGATCGGGCTCGCGGTCTCCATCGCGCCCACGCTGCGCCTCTACCGCACCTTCGTGCTCGACGAAGCGAACCAGGACTATGTGCGCACTGCCCGCGCCAAGGGCCTGAGCGAGCGCCGCGTGATGTGGGTGCATGTGCTGCGCAATGCCTCCATTCCCATCATCACGCACGTGATGGCGAACCTGCCCGCGCTGCTGATCGGCGCCTTCCTGCTGGAGCGCTTCTTCGGCATACCCGGCATCGGGCGAGAGGTGATTCTGGCGGTGGAGCGCAGCGACTTCCCCGTCATCAAGGCCATTACGGTCTATGTGGCCGCCGCCACCATGTTCTTCAACCTGCTCACCGACCTGATGTACCAGGCGGTCGATCCGCGCGTTCAACTGAAGTAAGGAATGTCCATGCACGAAACTCACGCATCTCCCGGCCTGTGGGCGCTGGCATGGCGCCGCCTGCGTGCCGACCGGCTGGCGATGGCCGCACTGGCCGTTGTGGCGGCCTTCCTGCTCATGCTCGCGCTGTCGGCCTCCGGCCTCATTGTGTCGGACTGGGAGGACGAGGTGGGCGCCAACTATGCGCCGCCGGCTTTCCTCGGCCCACAGGCTGCAACGGAAGTGGGTGTGCCATCCACCGCGCCGCAAGCGCTGCCCGAGAATCCCTTCGATCCCCTGGCCGAAGACATCCGCCAGCTGAAGGCGGAAATGGGCGGCAGCCGCTCGCATGAAGTGGAGATGTACGGCGTGACCGATCCTCTGGCGGCCGAGATGAAGGAGCTGCGCGCAGGCATGGCGAAGGCCGAACGCCAGGCCGCCATCGAGCGCCGCCCGACCCTGCCTTTCGGCGGCGACAAGTGGGGCCACGACATCATCAAGAAAACCATCAAAGGCGCCGAAACCTCCATTATCGTCGGCCTGGTGGCTGCCCTGCTGGCCGTTGCACTCGGCACGCTGTTCGGCGCCTTCTCCGGCTTCTACGGCGGCGTGGTGGACGATTTCTTCAACTGGTTCTACAGCATCTTCACCTCCATCCCATCGATCCTCATGATCCTCACGGTGGCTGCGGTGCTGCAGCAGAAAGGCGTGCTGACGATTGTGCTGATCCTGGGCCTCACCGGGTGGACGGGGCCATACCGCCTGATCCGCGCCGAATACATCAAGCACAAGGCGCGCGAGTACGTGAT encodes:
- a CDS encoding ABC transporter permease, which encodes MHETHASPGLWALAWRRLRADRLAMAALAVVAAFLLMLALSASGLIVSDWEDEVGANYAPPAFLGPQAATEVGVPSTAPQALPENPFDPLAEDIRQLKAEMGGSRSHEVEMYGVTDPLAAEMKELRAGMAKAERQAAIERRPTLPFGGDKWGHDIIKKTIKGAETSIIVGLVAALLAVALGTLFGAFSGFYGGVVDDFFNWFYSIFTSIPSILMILTVAAVLQQKGVLTIVLILGLTGWTGPYRLIRAEYIKHKAREYVMAADAIGASNWRKMFSHIFPNVSHVALVQMSILVVGFIKAEVILSFLGFGVPVGVVSWGSMLNEAQNELILGKWWQLTAAAVAMAVLVTAFSLFTDALRDALDPKVK
- a CDS encoding ABC transporter permease, encoding MLAYILRRLWQMLPTMLGVVLLVFLLFNWVGGDPAYILAGKMSNAESIANIRRQLGIDQPYYVQLGIFLKQIVTFDFGQSWATGETVANIITTRLGPSLTVLVPLTVLETFFGIALALAIAFVRGSLTDRAVMIACTVGMSISILVYIIVFQYGLAYKLGLFPVQGWGSSFWENLLRYATLPILIGLAVSIAPTLRLYRTFVLDEANQDYVRTARAKGLSERRVMWVHVLRNASIPIITHVMANLPALLIGAFLLERFFGIPGIGREVILAVERSDFPVIKAITVYVAAATMFFNLLTDLMYQAVDPRVQLK